The sequence below is a genomic window from Coleofasciculus sp. FACHB-T130.
ATCGATGGATTTCCAACAGGACGACATCCAGCAAATTGGTTTTAAAAGTGACGGACAGACAATAAATGTCTATGAACAAGCTGTTAATCAGCTTTAGCGGCGATAAGTAGAGGAACCGACTTCGTTGGGGTCGCGGTAAGCGGTCGTTTCGTGATTCTTACGACCTGCAAGACCTGCCAAACCAGCTAAGCCCAACAATCCTAACCAACCCCAATCAAAACCGCGATCGCCTTCAGTATTTGTATTTGTATTGTCTACGCCTTGGCTAGGAGCTGTATTGGTGGTACCGGGAGATGTAGTCGTATCAGTCTGGGCAGAAGCAGGTAGGGTCATGGGAACCAGAGCGACGCTAGCTGCAAGAACACCAGCACTCATTAGTTTAGACAAGTTTGAATTTTTCATGGGTGAATCTCCTCTTTTGTTACTCTTAATTTATA
It includes:
- a CDS encoding WGxxGxxG family protein: MKNSNLSKLMSAGVLAASVALVPMTLPASAQTDTTTSPGTTNTAPSQGVDNTNTNTEGDRGFDWGWLGLLGLAGLAGLAGRKNHETTAYRDPNEVGSSTYRR